Proteins found in one Salminus brasiliensis chromosome 13, fSalBra1.hap2, whole genome shotgun sequence genomic segment:
- the LOC140575497 gene encoding BTB/POZ domain-containing protein kctd15-like: MAEDESRRKVRRKHRRKQESANNEKSSRGKREDNLEEISRLFNGTEPIVLDSLKQHYFIDRDGEIFRYILSFLRTCKLLLPDDFKDFHLLYEEARYYQLTPMVKELERWKQEREQRRLAQPCDCLVVRVTPDLGERIALSGEKVLIEEIFPETGDVMCNSVNAGWNQDPTHVIRFPLNGYCRLNSVQVLERLFQKGFSVAASCGGGVDSSQFSEYVLCREDRRSQSMNTPIRIKQEPLD; the protein is encoded by the exons ATGGCAGAAGATGAGAGCAGAAGGAAAGTGAGAAGAAAGCATAGGAGAAAACAGGAGAGCGCCAACAATGAGAAGAGCAGcagagggaagagagaagacAACTTAGAAGa GATCAGTCGTCTCTTTAACGGCACTGAGCCCATCGTGTTGGACAGTCTGAAGCAGCACTACTTCATCGACAGGGATGGAGAGATTTTCCGCTACATCCTCAGCTTCCTCAGGACCTGCAAGCTGTTGCTCCCTGATGACTTCAAG GATTTCCACCTGCTGTATGAGGAGGCACGGTATTATCAGTTGACTCCTATGGTGAAGGAGCTGGAGCGATGGAAGCAGGAGCGTGAGCAGCGGCGCCTGGCCCAGCCCTGTGACTGCCTGGTGGTGCGCGTGACCCCTGACCTCGGCGAGAGGATTGCTCTGAGCGGAGAGAAAGTTCTGATCGAGGAGATCTTCCCTGAGACCGGAGACGTCATGTGCAACTCAGTCAACGCCGGCTGGAACCAGGACCCAACACACGTGATCCGATTCCCTCTGAACGGCTACTGCAGACTCAACTCAGTACAG GTGCTGGAGCGTTTGTTCCAGAAGGGTTTCAGCGTGGCGGCGTCATGTGGAGGCGGAGTCGACTCCTCCCAGTTCAGCGAGTACGTCCTGTGTCGTGAGGATAGGCGGAGCCAGTCCATGAACACGCCCATCAGGATAAAACAGGAGCCGCTGGACTAG